A single window of Streptomyces cathayae DNA harbors:
- a CDS encoding S41 family peptidase — MSYLRLPHLNGDLLCFVAEDDLWLAPLDAPGRAWRLTVDRTKLGHPRFSPDGRHIAYTSWRSLDPEVHLVPVDGGPGRRLTYWGSPDTRVCGWTPPSPDGDESPEILAVASHGQPFSYFSWSYKLSTDGDPGRKLPWGPVSDIQVAEIDGERRTLLLTGTPPHEPAGWKRYRGGATGRLWLHGRRLLDGDGGDDEQDGHGVFAKVDGHLQSPMLVGGRVAFLSDHEGVGNLYSCAYDGSDLRRHTDHDAFYARHASSDGTRVVYQCAGDLWIVDGLSPDSVPRRLDITLSGPRAGRRRYQVPAAHHLDGVSVDETGRASAVVVRGSLYWLTHRDGPARTLTDTPGVRVRLPEMLGASGRVAYVTDAEGEDAIEIVSLPRASGRRPTRRLAPGRLGRVLEMVADPDGERLAVASHDGRLLLIDTSEAGPGETGPGETGPGKVDPRETGTGGADPAEADDGQGSAPDPDPVPDPVPDPVPDAPVTELIRSVNGPVRDLAFSPDGGWLTWSHPGIGRTLRQIKLARLKDRFVIDVTNGRFEDENPVFTRDGRYLAFLSWRGFDPVYDVHTGDLSFPLGCRPYLVPLSSATLSPFALSPEGRPAAGGLDPVEAEEDDLGDGGPVTVETEGLESRVTPFPVTASKYSALHPVAGGGLVWLRWPISGALGETFVNPDDTSGRPTLEHFDISKAKKSELVDHLDLFAVSGDGTRLVVADGGEPRAVPATEPGDSDSTVWIDVRRILHEADPVAEWRQSYAEAGRLIRAYFWEPGMCGIDWDAALDQYRPLIERVASPDEFADLLRELLGELGTSHAYVTAARRNEGPPHYQRRQGFLGTNLVPREDGWTVKRILSGDSSDSRARSPLAGTGIREGAVLTHVHGRPVDPVAGPYPLLAGTGGTTVELTFAPAEGTGPPRRVAVVPLVDERPLRYQDWVAKRREVVRELSGGRCGYLHIPDMGGSGWAQFNRDLRMEVSRPALIVDVRGNAGGHISELVVETLTRTILGWDLTRDAQPVSYAANAPRGPVVALADEATSSDGDMITAAFKLLKLGPVVGQRTWGGVVGMTGRHRLGDGTVITVPMNAAWFDAYGWSVENRGVAPDLEALRTPLDWAEGRYPVLDDAVRLALELLETEPPATPPTYSDVPDRSRPKLPPRTHEA; from the coding sequence GTGAGTTATCTGCGCCTGCCCCACCTCAACGGCGACCTGCTGTGCTTCGTGGCCGAGGACGACCTCTGGCTCGCGCCACTCGACGCCCCGGGCCGGGCCTGGCGGCTCACCGTCGACCGCACCAAGCTCGGCCACCCCCGCTTCTCACCCGACGGCCGCCACATCGCGTACACGAGCTGGCGCAGCCTCGACCCCGAGGTCCATCTGGTGCCGGTGGACGGCGGGCCGGGCCGCCGGCTGACCTACTGGGGCAGCCCCGACACCCGGGTCTGCGGCTGGACGCCCCCGAGCCCCGACGGCGACGAGAGCCCCGAGATCCTCGCCGTCGCCTCGCACGGCCAGCCGTTCTCGTACTTCTCCTGGTCCTACAAGCTCTCCACCGACGGCGATCCGGGGCGCAAACTGCCCTGGGGGCCGGTGAGCGACATCCAGGTCGCCGAGATCGACGGGGAACGCAGGACCCTGCTGCTCACCGGTACCCCGCCGCACGAACCGGCCGGCTGGAAGCGGTACCGGGGCGGGGCGACGGGCAGGCTGTGGCTGCACGGACGGCGCCTGCTCGACGGAGACGGCGGAGACGACGAGCAGGACGGGCACGGCGTGTTCGCCAAGGTCGACGGGCATCTGCAGTCCCCGATGCTCGTCGGCGGCCGGGTCGCCTTCCTCTCCGACCACGAGGGCGTCGGCAACCTGTACTCCTGCGCGTACGACGGCTCCGATCTGCGCCGCCACACCGACCACGACGCGTTCTACGCCCGGCACGCGTCCAGCGACGGCACCCGGGTCGTCTACCAGTGCGCCGGTGACCTGTGGATCGTCGACGGCCTGTCCCCGGACTCCGTGCCGCGCCGGCTGGACATCACGCTGAGCGGGCCGCGCGCCGGGCGGCGCCGTTACCAGGTGCCCGCCGCGCACCACCTGGACGGCGTCTCGGTGGACGAGACGGGCCGGGCCAGTGCCGTCGTCGTACGCGGCAGCCTGTACTGGCTCACCCACCGCGACGGCCCCGCGCGCACCCTCACCGACACCCCCGGCGTGCGGGTGCGGCTGCCGGAGATGCTCGGCGCGAGCGGGCGGGTGGCGTATGTGACGGACGCCGAGGGCGAGGACGCGATCGAGATCGTCTCCCTGCCCCGGGCGAGCGGCCGCCGCCCCACCCGACGACTGGCCCCGGGGAGGCTGGGCCGGGTGCTGGAGATGGTGGCCGACCCGGACGGCGAACGCCTCGCCGTCGCCTCCCACGACGGCCGCCTGCTGCTCATCGACACCAGCGAGGCCGGCCCCGGCGAGACCGGCCCTGGCGAGACCGGCCCTGGCAAGGTCGACCCCCGTGAGACCGGTACCGGCGGGGCCGACCCCGCCGAGGCCGACGACGGCCAGGGCTCCGCCCCCGACCCCGACCCCGTCCCTGACCCCGTCCCTGACCCCGTCCCCGACGCCCCGGTCACCGAGCTGATCCGTTCCGTCAACGGGCCCGTGCGCGACCTCGCGTTCTCGCCCGACGGCGGGTGGCTCACCTGGTCGCATCCCGGTATCGGGCGGACGCTGCGGCAGATCAAACTGGCCCGGCTCAAGGACCGGTTCGTCATCGACGTCACCAACGGCCGCTTCGAGGACGAGAACCCGGTCTTCACCCGGGACGGCCGCTACCTCGCCTTCCTGTCCTGGCGCGGCTTCGACCCGGTCTACGACGTGCACACCGGTGACCTGTCCTTCCCGCTGGGCTGCCGCCCGTACCTGGTGCCGCTGTCCTCGGCGACCCTCTCCCCGTTCGCCCTCAGCCCCGAGGGCCGGCCGGCCGCCGGGGGCCTGGACCCGGTGGAGGCCGAGGAGGACGACCTCGGCGACGGCGGCCCGGTGACCGTCGAGACCGAGGGCCTGGAGAGCAGGGTCACCCCCTTCCCGGTCACCGCCTCCAAGTACTCGGCGCTGCACCCGGTCGCGGGCGGCGGGCTGGTCTGGCTGCGCTGGCCGATCTCGGGCGCGCTCGGCGAGACGTTCGTGAACCCGGACGACACCAGCGGCCGGCCGACTCTCGAGCACTTCGACATCAGCAAGGCGAAGAAGTCCGAACTCGTCGATCACCTGGACCTCTTCGCGGTCAGCGGCGACGGGACGCGGCTGGTCGTGGCCGACGGGGGCGAGCCGCGCGCGGTGCCCGCGACCGAGCCGGGCGACAGCGACTCCACCGTCTGGATCGACGTCCGCCGCATCCTGCACGAGGCCGATCCGGTGGCCGAGTGGCGGCAGTCGTACGCGGAGGCCGGGCGGCTGATCCGGGCCTACTTCTGGGAACCCGGCATGTGCGGCATCGACTGGGACGCGGCGCTCGACCAGTACCGTCCGCTGATCGAACGGGTCGCCTCCCCGGACGAGTTCGCGGACCTGTTGCGTGAACTGCTCGGCGAACTCGGCACCTCCCACGCCTACGTCACCGCCGCCCGCCGCAACGAGGGCCCGCCGCACTACCAGCGTCGCCAGGGCTTCCTCGGCACCAACCTGGTGCCCCGGGAGGACGGTTGGACGGTCAAACGCATCCTGTCCGGTGACTCCTCCGACTCCCGCGCGCGTTCGCCGCTGGCCGGCACCGGCATCCGTGAGGGCGCGGTCCTCACCCATGTCCACGGCCGCCCGGTGGACCCGGTCGCCGGGCCCTACCCGCTGCTCGCGGGGACGGGCGGTACGACGGTGGAGCTGACGTTCGCCCCGGCCGAGGGCACGGGCCCGCCCCGCAGGGTCGCCGTCGTCCCGCTGGTCGACGAACGCCCTCTGCGCTACCAGGACTGGGTGGCCAAACGCCGTGAGGTCGTACGGGAGTTGAGCGGCGGCCGGTGCGGCTATCTGCACATCCCCGACATGGGCGGCTCGGGCTGGGCCCAGTTCAACCGCGACCTGCGCATGGAGGTGTCCCGCCCGGCGCTGATCGTCGACGTGCGCGGCAACGCGGGCGGCCACATCAGCGAACTCGTCGTCGAGACGCTGACCCGCACCATCCTGGGCTGGGACCTCACCCGCGACGCCCAGCCGGTGTCGTACGCGGCCAACGCCCCGCGCGGGCCGGTGGTCGCCCTCGCGGACGAGGCGACGAGCTCCGACGGCGACATGATCACGGCCGCGTTCAAGCTGCTGAAGCTGGGGCCGGTGGTCGGGCAGCGCACCTGGGGCGGGGTGGTCGGCATGACCGGCCGGCACCGGCTGGGGGACGGCACGGTGATCACGGTGCCGATGAACGCGGCCTGGTTCGACGCGTACGGCTGGTCGGTGGAGAACAGGGGCGTCGCCCCCGATCTCGAGGCGCTGCGCACTCCGTTGGACTGGGCGGAGGGCCGGTACCCGGTGCTCGACGACGCGGTCCGGCTGGCCCTGGAACTCCTGGAGACGGAGCCCCCGGCCACTCCCCCGACCTACAGCGACGTCCCCGACCGCTCCCGCCCGAAGCTGCCACCGAGGACACACGAGGCGTGA
- a CDS encoding YbaK/EbsC family protein has product MTTAATDHEGSAAHPRFAEALREMGLLEVIGQVRRFPDAARTAPEAAAAIGCELSQICKSLIFAVDDVPVLVLMDGASRVDLERVRQELGAQKVTRAKADVVRETTGYAIGGVPPFGHRTTTRVLADRSLLDHDLVWAAAGTPYTVFPMEPRTLIAHAGGILADVRERSE; this is encoded by the coding sequence ATGACGACAGCCGCCACTGACCACGAGGGCTCCGCCGCCCACCCCCGATTTGCCGAGGCCCTGCGGGAGATGGGGCTCTTGGAGGTGATCGGGCAGGTCCGGCGCTTCCCCGACGCCGCCCGTACCGCACCCGAGGCCGCCGCCGCGATCGGCTGCGAGCTCAGCCAGATCTGCAAGTCGCTGATCTTCGCTGTCGATGACGTGCCCGTACTGGTCCTGATGGACGGCGCCTCCCGGGTGGACCTGGAACGGGTCCGGCAGGAACTCGGCGCGCAGAAGGTCACCCGCGCGAAGGCGGACGTCGTACGGGAGACCACCGGGTACGCCATCGGCGGCGTGCCGCCCTTCGGACACCGCACCACGACCCGCGTCCTCGCCGACCGCTCCCTGCTCGACCACGATCTCGTGTGGGCGGCGGCCGGCACCCCGTACACCGTCTTCCCGATGGAACCCAGGACGCTGATCGCCCACGCCGGCGGCATCCTGGCGGACGTGCGCGAGCGCTCCGAGTGA
- a CDS encoding TetR/AcrR family transcriptional regulator, translating into MTEDAAVRRSRITPERVAEIYAAVLDLLREVGYDALTMDAVAARTRSSKATLYRQWGGKAELVVRAMRCQKPGSTGDVDTGSLQGDLHGLIGREGDYVMEQNAALMRALAMAVHTNDDLRRAFRDLLVEPEIDEFRGIVRRAVERGEVHPDNPALDYMVHMLVGAFATRTLIDEQPPTRDFLISYIDAVVLPALGVSPR; encoded by the coding sequence ATGACCGAGGACGCGGCAGTGCGGCGCAGCCGGATCACCCCGGAGCGCGTGGCCGAGATCTACGCGGCCGTGCTCGACCTGCTTCGCGAGGTCGGGTACGACGCCCTCACCATGGACGCCGTGGCCGCCCGCACCCGGTCCAGCAAGGCCACTCTCTACCGCCAGTGGGGCGGCAAGGCCGAGCTGGTGGTGAGAGCCATGCGGTGCCAGAAGCCGGGCAGCACCGGTGACGTCGACACCGGTTCCCTCCAGGGGGACCTGCACGGACTCATCGGCCGTGAGGGCGACTACGTCATGGAGCAGAACGCCGCCCTGATGCGGGCGCTCGCCATGGCGGTGCACACCAACGACGACCTGCGGCGCGCCTTCAGGGACCTGCTCGTGGAACCCGAGATCGACGAGTTCCGGGGGATCGTCCGGCGCGCGGTCGAACGCGGCGAGGTCCACCCGGACAACCCGGCGCTGGACTACATGGTGCACATGCTCGTCGGCGCGTTCGCCACCCGGACGCTGATCGACGAACAGCCGCCCACGCGGGACTTCCTCATCTCGTACATCGACGCCGTGGTCCTCCCCGCCCTCGGCGTGTCCCCCCGCTGA
- a CDS encoding DUF1876 domain-containing protein — protein MTSTMRTTVGWHVEMEFMEDDQHTRAAALLRLPDGTEVRAHGHASRHHVDANQPRVGEEVAGARALNELAMQLLTKAHDEIDEVSGRTSHPIHV, from the coding sequence ATGACGAGCACGATGCGCACCACGGTCGGGTGGCACGTCGAGATGGAGTTCATGGAGGACGACCAGCACACGCGCGCGGCGGCGCTGCTCCGGCTGCCCGACGGGACCGAGGTACGGGCCCACGGGCACGCGAGCCGGCACCACGTCGACGCGAACCAGCCCAGGGTCGGGGAGGAGGTCGCCGGCGCACGCGCGTTGAACGAACTCGCGATGCAACTGCTGACCAAGGCGCACGACGAGATCGACGAAGTGTCCGGCCGGACCTCGCACCCGATCCACGTGTGA
- a CDS encoding MMPL family transporter, protein MATFLYRLGRFAFRRRHFTALFWVALLALAGVGAAGAPAAGNTSFSIPGTEAQKAFDVLEERFPGTSADGATARVVFKAPAGEKMTDAGNKATVEKTVKELSGDSQVAFVADPYQGGGLSQDGAVAYASVSYKVSGMELEDSSRDSLEAAAEDARDAGLTVEIGGDALQAVPATGTAEIIGIGVAAVVLVITFGSLLAAGLPLLTAIIGVGIGVATITALASTLELGSTTSILATMIGLAVGIDYALFIVSRYRTELAEGREREDAAGRAVGTAGSAVVFAGLTVVIALVGLSVVNIPMLTKMGIAAAGTVAIAVLIALTMVPALLGYAGGKVRPAGEKSKLLGGGRAKKTGTETGTAQRPNMGTRWASFVVRRPVAVLLLGVVGLGAAAVPAGSLELGLPDDGSQPTSTTQRRAYDLLSEGFGPGFNGPLVVVVDAKNSDDPQAVFQQTGDEIKGLDGIVTVAPAQPNEAGDTATITVIPDSKPSSVATEDLVHDIRDAGADIKADVGADILVTGATAVNIDVSQKLNDALLPYLTLVVGLAFLLLIVVFRSILVPLKAALGFLLSVMAALGAVVAVFQWGWLAGLMGVEETGPVMSMMPIFMVGVVFGLAMDYEVFLVTRMREAFVHGENPSQAVVTGFRYSARVVTAAAVIMMAVFSGFIGSSEAMVKMIGFGLAVAVLFDAFVVRMAIVPAVLALLGKKAWWLPKWLDRVLPNVDVEGEGLRTQDDRKGEDRELVHA, encoded by the coding sequence GTGGCCACATTCCTCTATCGACTCGGACGTTTCGCCTTCAGGCGACGACACTTCACCGCCCTGTTCTGGGTGGCGCTGCTGGCACTCGCCGGCGTCGGCGCGGCCGGCGCTCCCGCGGCCGGCAACACCTCGTTCTCCATCCCCGGCACCGAGGCCCAGAAGGCCTTCGACGTGCTGGAGGAACGCTTCCCCGGCACCAGTGCCGACGGAGCGACCGCACGCGTCGTCTTCAAGGCGCCCGCCGGCGAGAAGATGACCGACGCCGGCAACAAGGCGACCGTCGAGAAGACCGTCAAGGAGCTCTCCGGCGACTCCCAGGTCGCCTTCGTCGCCGACCCGTACCAGGGCGGAGGCCTCAGCCAGGACGGCGCGGTCGCCTACGCGTCGGTGAGCTACAAGGTCTCCGGCATGGAACTGGAGGACTCCTCGCGCGACTCCCTGGAGGCCGCCGCCGAGGACGCCCGCGACGCCGGACTGACCGTGGAGATCGGCGGTGACGCGCTGCAGGCCGTCCCGGCGACCGGCACCGCCGAGATCATCGGCATCGGTGTCGCCGCGGTCGTCCTGGTCATCACCTTCGGCTCGCTGCTCGCGGCCGGCCTGCCGCTGCTCACCGCGATCATCGGTGTCGGCATCGGCGTCGCGACCATCACCGCGCTGGCCTCCACCCTGGAGCTCGGCTCCACCACCTCCATCCTGGCCACGATGATCGGCCTCGCCGTCGGCATCGACTACGCGCTGTTCATCGTCTCCCGCTACCGCACCGAACTGGCCGAGGGCAGGGAGCGCGAGGACGCCGCGGGCCGCGCCGTCGGCACCGCGGGCTCCGCGGTGGTCTTCGCCGGACTCACGGTCGTCATCGCCCTCGTCGGTCTGTCGGTCGTCAACATCCCGATGCTGACCAAGATGGGCATCGCCGCCGCCGGCACCGTCGCCATCGCCGTCCTCATCGCACTCACCATGGTCCCGGCGCTGCTCGGCTACGCGGGCGGCAAGGTCCGCCCGGCCGGCGAGAAGAGCAAGCTGCTCGGCGGCGGCCGCGCCAAGAAGACCGGCACGGAGACCGGCACGGCGCAGCGCCCGAACATGGGCACCCGCTGGGCGAGCTTCGTCGTACGCCGTCCCGTGGCCGTCCTCCTGCTCGGCGTCGTCGGCCTCGGCGCGGCGGCCGTCCCGGCGGGCTCCCTGGAACTGGGACTGCCCGACGACGGTTCGCAGCCGACGTCCACCACCCAGCGCCGCGCCTACGACCTGCTGTCCGAGGGCTTCGGCCCCGGCTTCAACGGTCCGCTGGTCGTCGTGGTCGACGCCAAGAACAGCGACGACCCGCAGGCCGTCTTCCAGCAGACCGGCGACGAGATCAAGGGCCTCGACGGCATCGTCACGGTGGCCCCGGCGCAGCCCAACGAAGCCGGCGACACGGCCACGATCACCGTCATCCCGGACTCCAAGCCGTCGTCCGTGGCGACCGAGGACCTGGTGCACGACATCCGGGACGCCGGAGCGGACATCAAGGCCGACGTCGGCGCCGACATCCTGGTCACCGGCGCCACGGCGGTGAACATCGACGTGTCGCAGAAGCTCAACGACGCACTGCTGCCGTATCTGACCCTGGTGGTCGGGCTGGCGTTCCTGCTGCTGATCGTGGTCTTCCGGTCGATCCTGGTCCCGCTGAAGGCGGCCCTCGGCTTCCTGCTCTCCGTGATGGCCGCCCTGGGCGCCGTGGTCGCGGTCTTCCAGTGGGGCTGGCTGGCCGGCCTGATGGGCGTGGAGGAGACCGGCCCGGTCATGTCGATGATGCCGATCTTCATGGTCGGTGTGGTCTTCGGACTGGCCATGGACTACGAGGTGTTCCTCGTGACCCGGATGCGGGAGGCCTTCGTCCACGGGGAGAACCCCAGCCAGGCCGTGGTGACCGGCTTCCGGTACAGCGCCCGGGTCGTGACCGCCGCCGCGGTGATCATGATGGCCGTCTTCTCCGGCTTCATCGGTTCCAGCGAGGCGATGGTCAAGATGATCGGCTTCGGCCTCGCCGTCGCCGTCCTCTTCGACGCGTTCGTCGTCCGCATGGCGATCGTCCCGGCGGTGCTGGCGCTGCTGGGCAAGAAGGCCTGGTGGCTCCCGAAGTGGCTGGACCGCGTCCTGCCCAACGTGGACGTCGAGGGCGAGGGCCTGCGCACGCAGGACGACAGGAAGGGCGAGGACCGGGAACTGGTCCACGCCTGA
- a CDS encoding SDR family oxidoreductase — MSRGSLEGKVAVVTGAARGVGELLARRLSARGATVALVGLEPDALERVAERLHGESGHWHADVTDHEAMARVAGEVAERFGRVDIVVANAGVANGGPFADSDPGSWRRVVEVNLIGSAVTARAFLPLLIASRGYLLQIASLAAITPAPMMTAYCASKSGVEAYAHCLRAEVGHRGVRVGVGYLSWTDTDMVRGADQDEVMRELRQRLPWPANKTYPPGPAVDRIVAGIERRSSHVYGQWWLRGMQGVRGYLPGVIGTVGQREMRRFADRLTGMRTGLVGAGGNADEQHRTTVRD; from the coding sequence ATGAGCAGGGGCAGTCTCGAGGGAAAGGTCGCCGTCGTCACCGGAGCGGCCCGCGGAGTGGGGGAGTTGCTCGCCCGCAGGCTCTCCGCGCGCGGGGCGACGGTGGCACTGGTCGGGCTGGAGCCGGACGCGCTCGAACGGGTCGCGGAGCGACTGCACGGCGAGAGCGGTCACTGGCACGCCGACGTCACCGACCACGAGGCGATGGCCCGGGTCGCGGGGGAGGTCGCGGAACGGTTCGGGCGGGTCGACATCGTGGTCGCCAACGCCGGTGTGGCCAACGGCGGTCCGTTCGCCGACTCCGATCCGGGATCCTGGCGGCGGGTCGTCGAGGTCAACCTGATCGGATCGGCGGTCACCGCCCGCGCGTTCCTGCCCCTGCTGATCGCGAGCCGCGGCTACCTGCTCCAGATCGCCTCGCTCGCCGCGATCACCCCGGCGCCGATGATGACCGCGTACTGCGCCTCCAAGTCCGGTGTGGAGGCGTACGCGCACTGTCTGCGGGCCGAGGTCGGACACCGGGGAGTACGGGTCGGCGTCGGCTATCTCTCCTGGACCGACACCGACATGGTGCGCGGGGCCGACCAGGACGAGGTGATGCGGGAACTCAGGCAGCGGCTGCCGTGGCCGGCGAACAAGACCTATCCGCCGGGGCCCGCGGTGGACCGGATCGTGGCCGGGATCGAGCGGCGCTCGAGCCATGTGTACGGGCAGTGGTGGCTGCGCGGGATGCAGGGCGTGCGCGGATACCTGCCCGGCGTGATCGGGACCGTCGGGCAGCGGGAGATGCGGCGGTTCGCGGATCGCCTCACCGGCATGCGCACGGGCCTGGTCGGAGCCGGCGGCAACGCCGACGAACAGCATCGGACTACGGTGCGTGACTGA